In one window of Temnothorax longispinosus isolate EJ_2023e chromosome 11, Tlon_JGU_v1, whole genome shotgun sequence DNA:
- the Npc2b gene encoding ecdysteroid-regulated 16 kDa protein, producing FLISETPFEDATQISVSGCDKPECLLKQGTDAVIEIKLSPNEDIQTLTNDVHAILFNVPLPFVGVDGTNACDNIFNADGSKAGCPLKKGVQYIYRNSFPVLSIYPRVPLTVRYALRQGNDRVICFEVPAKITK from the exons tttctgaTTTCAGAAACCCCGTTCGAGGATGCCACGCAGATCAGCGTATCCGGCTGCGATAAACCTGAATGTTTGTTGAAACAGGGAACGGATGCCGTCATAGAAATCAAACTCTCGCCTAACGAAGATATTCAGACCTTGACTAATGATGTGCACGcaattctttttaatgtaCCCTTGCCCTTCGTGGGAGTCGACGGAACAAATGCCTGCGATAATATTTTCAACGCCGATGGTAGCAAAGCTGGTTGTCCCTTGAAGAAAGgcgtacaatatatatacagaaacaGTTTCCCTGTGCTGTCGATATATCCCAGG GTTCCACTAACCGTACGTTACGCACTGCGACAAGGAAATGACAGAGTTATATGCTTCGAGGTACCAGCGAAGATTACGAAATGA